Proteins co-encoded in one Streptomyces sp. JH34 genomic window:
- a CDS encoding TetR/AcrR family transcriptional regulator yields MPPPAPGDREARRKDVSEAVWAVLADKGFGGLTLRAVAAAMNGSTGMLMHYFPTKRALIAHALDLLEVRTAERPRRARPAEGLPSVRAILLDILPLTPDDTARNRIWVSSWDLALADEGLAGEQAGRYTRLRGMVRPHLEAASRLGQLGDAHADAEQLAAAAVAFTHGLVVQALFDPDRFPADVQTVMLDDFLASLGRSPLPSPDARTPD; encoded by the coding sequence ATGCCGCCACCCGCACCCGGAGACCGTGAAGCCCGCCGCAAGGACGTTTCCGAGGCGGTGTGGGCCGTGCTCGCCGACAAGGGGTTCGGCGGGCTGACCCTGCGAGCCGTCGCCGCCGCGATGAACGGCTCGACGGGGATGCTCATGCACTACTTCCCGACCAAGCGCGCTCTGATCGCGCACGCGCTGGACCTGCTGGAGGTACGTACCGCGGAACGCCCGCGCCGCGCGCGGCCCGCCGAGGGGCTGCCGTCGGTGCGCGCCATACTGCTGGACATCCTGCCGCTGACGCCGGACGACACCGCCCGCAACCGCATCTGGGTCAGCTCCTGGGACCTCGCGCTTGCCGACGAGGGGCTGGCCGGCGAGCAGGCCGGGCGCTACACGCGGTTGCGGGGGATGGTCCGGCCGCATCTCGAAGCGGCCAGCCGGTTGGGACAGTTGGGCGATGCGCATGCCGACGCCGAACAACTGGCGGCTGCGGCAGTCGCGTTCACGCACGGGCTGGTCGTGCAGGCGCTCTTCGACCCCGACCGGTTCCCTGCCGACGTGCAGACCGTGATGCTCGACGACTTCCTGGCCTCGCTCGGGCGGTCGCCTCTGCCTTCGCCCGATGCGCGCACACCGGATTGA
- a CDS encoding GNAT family protein has protein sequence MFILPLRENAQLRPLEPAHAQEFLDHIDRARPNVDPWIPWATFSTDLVSATATLQRYADRQASDTGRIYGIWRDGTLVGGVMFTRFDTASGNCEIGCWAEEAGQGQGLVNQACRVLIDWAFGERGMSRVEWWVSSVNTRSIEAARRLGLTREGVLRRHTEYRGERRDIEIWSVLSDEWPSASGSTAPTDKAELDRLMSDFLGAFDNTNGSSPEVDVIRQVFIPQGMIISNTGTGPVVYDLDAFIEPRAKMLTDGTLTEFSEWEVSERTEIFESIAHRTSEYRKSGFHDGERFEGAGRKTTQFVRTPTGWRMAALTWEDN, from the coding sequence GTGTTCATACTCCCGCTCCGCGAGAACGCCCAGCTCCGCCCCCTGGAGCCCGCGCACGCACAGGAGTTCCTCGACCACATCGACCGAGCCCGTCCGAACGTCGACCCCTGGATCCCCTGGGCGACCTTCAGCACCGACCTCGTTTCCGCCACGGCCACCCTCCAGCGCTACGCCGACAGGCAGGCCAGCGACACGGGCCGGATCTACGGGATCTGGCGGGACGGCACCCTGGTCGGCGGCGTGATGTTCACGCGCTTCGACACGGCGTCGGGGAACTGCGAGATCGGCTGCTGGGCGGAGGAGGCGGGCCAGGGCCAGGGCCTGGTGAACCAGGCCTGCCGGGTACTGATCGACTGGGCGTTCGGGGAGCGCGGGATGAGCCGCGTCGAATGGTGGGTCTCCTCGGTCAACACCCGGAGCATCGAAGCGGCCCGCCGCCTCGGGCTGACCAGGGAGGGGGTGCTGCGGCGGCACACCGAGTACCGGGGCGAGCGACGCGACATAGAGATCTGGTCGGTCCTCTCCGACGAGTGGCCGTCCGCATCCGGCAGCACCGCGCCGACCGACAAGGCCGAGCTCGACCGCCTGATGTCCGACTTCCTCGGCGCGTTCGACAACACGAACGGCTCCAGCCCCGAAGTCGACGTGATCCGCCAGGTGTTCATCCCTCAGGGAATGATCATCAGCAACACCGGGACGGGCCCCGTGGTCTACGACCTCGACGCGTTCATCGAGCCTCGGGCGAAGATGCTCACCGACGGGACGCTGACGGAGTTCTCCGAGTGGGAGGTCTCCGAGCGGACGGAGATCTTCGAGTCGATCGCGCACCGCACCAGCGAATACCGCAAGTCCGGCTTCCACGACGGCGAGCGGTTCGAGGGCGCGGGCCGCAAGACGACCCAGTTCGTACGGACGCCCACCGGCTGGCGGATGGCCGCGCTGACCTGGGAGGACAATTAG
- a CDS encoding MBL fold metallo-hydrolase, with translation MFFIDTIELEGLGNRSYLAGGGRAAVAVDPPRDFDQVLAVAARRGVRISHVVETHVHNDYVTGGLELARVTGAVYLVPAGAHVSFARTPVADGDTVDVDDGLTLAAVATPGHTPHHTAYVLAEAGQPVAAFTGGSLLIGTVGRPDLVEPRLTERLARAQHASAHRLADALPDDTTVLPTHGFGSFCSSAQADGDATTIGKERAGNTALTTDVDTFVADLLSGLEDVPAYYAHMAPANAAGAAPLDLTPPAFADPEEIAARLAAGEWVVDLRNRVAFAEGHVAGSFNFEADGKLATYLAWLIPWGKPVTLLAESAEQLASAQRELVRVGIDRPAAAATGGPASWLRDDESAASFPRATFAELSAQARDGIVVLDVRRASERAEGWIEGSVHVPVHEVHRRIGDVPDGTVWVHCAGGMRAGIAASLLDAAGRRVVAVDDGFAAATEAGLTVVTG, from the coding sequence GTGTTCTTCATCGACACCATCGAGCTCGAGGGCCTGGGCAACCGCAGCTACCTCGCCGGCGGCGGCCGGGCGGCCGTGGCCGTGGATCCGCCGCGCGACTTCGATCAGGTCCTGGCCGTCGCGGCCCGGCGGGGGGTGCGGATATCCCACGTGGTGGAGACGCACGTCCACAACGACTACGTCACCGGCGGCCTGGAGCTCGCACGCGTGACCGGCGCCGTCTATCTCGTCCCGGCCGGTGCGCACGTCTCGTTCGCCCGGACCCCCGTCGCCGACGGGGACACGGTCGACGTCGACGACGGCCTGACCCTGGCGGCGGTGGCGACGCCGGGCCACACCCCGCACCACACCGCCTACGTACTCGCCGAGGCGGGGCAGCCGGTCGCCGCGTTCACCGGAGGCTCGCTGCTCATCGGCACCGTCGGCCGGCCCGACCTCGTCGAGCCGCGCCTCACCGAGCGGCTGGCACGCGCCCAGCACGCCTCGGCCCACCGCCTCGCCGACGCCCTGCCCGACGACACCACGGTCCTGCCCACGCACGGTTTCGGCAGCTTCTGCTCCTCCGCGCAGGCGGACGGCGACGCCACGACGATCGGCAAGGAGAGGGCCGGCAACACCGCCCTCACCACGGACGTGGACACCTTCGTCGCCGACCTGCTCTCCGGGCTGGAGGACGTGCCCGCGTACTACGCTCACATGGCCCCCGCCAACGCCGCCGGCGCCGCCCCCCTCGACCTGACCCCGCCCGCGTTCGCGGACCCGGAGGAGATCGCCGCACGCCTCGCGGCCGGGGAGTGGGTCGTGGACCTGCGCAACCGGGTCGCGTTCGCCGAGGGGCACGTGGCGGGCTCGTTCAACTTCGAGGCCGACGGAAAGCTCGCCACCTATCTCGCCTGGCTGATCCCGTGGGGCAAGCCGGTCACCCTCCTCGCGGAGTCGGCCGAGCAACTGGCCTCCGCCCAGCGGGAACTGGTGCGGGTCGGCATCGACCGCCCGGCCGCGGCCGCGACCGGCGGCCCCGCCTCGTGGCTCCGCGACGACGAGAGCGCGGCGTCCTTCCCCCGGGCCACGTTCGCGGAACTCTCGGCACAGGCGAGGGACGGGATCGTCGTACTCGACGTACGCCGCGCATCCGAGCGTGCGGAGGGCTGGATCGAGGGATCGGTGCACGTGCCCGTCCACGAGGTGCACCGCCGCATCGGCGACGTGCCCGACGGCACGGTCTGGGTGCACTGCGCGGGCGGAATGCGCGCCGGGATCGCCGCATCGCTGCTGGACGCCGCGGGGCGACGCGTCGTCGCCGTGGACGACGGCTTCGCCGCCGCCACCGAGGCCGGGCTGACCGTCGTCACCGGCTGA
- a CDS encoding reverse transcriptase domain-containing protein produces MIRLDIADFFGSIRERHVHAALKDAWARPTERKYRIDLVEDGDGRRDVGLRRVGRTLSTYTTARLVTVSPPGPSRTWTNRGTGRRSVYLEATGQSFTVSRPELLHKDTREGFLPQGAPTSGYLSNIVMRDVDAAITHLAESLGLRYTRYSDDMYFSSRRLVRHEKADRLVDGVKKALTPLGMKLNTKKTYVARSGARRSVLGILVDGPTPRLTREYKRRITKHVRGAASFGIEQHSRHQGFKGLADLDAHVTGLLSFAHMVEPGWAGEQLTDWKRLREIPFEHEEPVITQHGLDWYWDEEVEVSQSSDLAKASIDDLVRGAQRIAAADLPAARALHARVRRRGHRSPARGSAFAQDDHRPRVGVLSRRREGARRGLAPHQDEPRAPGNPSHPGQ; encoded by the coding sequence GTGATCCGCCTGGACATCGCCGACTTCTTCGGGAGCATCCGCGAGCGACATGTCCACGCCGCGCTGAAAGACGCCTGGGCTCGCCCGACGGAGCGGAAGTACCGGATCGATCTTGTGGAGGACGGTGACGGCCGCCGGGACGTCGGCCTGCGTCGTGTCGGCCGCACCCTGAGTACGTACACCACCGCACGGCTGGTCACCGTGTCTCCGCCCGGGCCGAGTCGGACGTGGACGAACCGTGGCACCGGGCGTCGCAGCGTGTACCTGGAGGCCACGGGGCAGAGCTTCACCGTCAGTAGGCCCGAGCTGCTCCACAAGGACACCCGCGAGGGGTTCCTGCCTCAGGGCGCTCCCACAAGCGGATACCTGTCGAACATCGTCATGCGCGACGTCGACGCCGCGATCACGCACCTGGCAGAGTCCTTGGGTCTGCGCTACACGCGCTACAGCGACGACATGTACTTCTCCAGCCGGCGGCTCGTCCGCCACGAGAAGGCCGACCGCCTCGTGGACGGCGTGAAGAAGGCACTGACCCCGCTGGGCATGAAACTCAACACGAAGAAGACCTACGTGGCCCGTTCCGGCGCGCGCCGCAGCGTGCTGGGCATCCTTGTCGACGGCCCCACTCCGCGGCTGACGCGCGAGTACAAGCGCCGCATCACCAAGCATGTGCGCGGAGCCGCGTCGTTCGGTATCGAGCAGCACAGCCGTCACCAGGGGTTCAAGGGCCTGGCCGACTTGGACGCCCACGTGACCGGGCTGCTGTCGTTCGCGCACATGGTCGAGCCCGGCTGGGCCGGGGAACAACTCACGGACTGGAAGCGGCTGCGCGAGATCCCGTTCGAGCACGAAGAACCAGTGATCACGCAGCACGGTCTCGATTGGTACTGGGACGAAGAGGTCGAGGTCTCGCAGTCGTCAGACCTGGCCAAGGCATCCATCGACGACCTCGTGCGCGGCGCCCAGCGCATCGCCGCTGCTGATCTTCCAGCCGCGCGGGCCCTACATGCTCGTGTACGACGTCGGGGACACCGAAGCCCTGCCCGGGGCTCAGCCTTTGCCCAGGACGATCACCGCCCCCGCGTCGGTGTCCTCTCGCGTCGGCGAGAAGGGGCTCGTCGAGGTCTGGCACCACACCAGGACGAACCTCGCGCCCCTGGGAATCCGTCTCACCCTGGTCAATGA
- a CDS encoding SRPBCC domain-containing protein — MEFGTIEREIQIDASPEVVFDVVSSPEHLREWWPDEAEFPAAPGGAGRIGFGDCSQGGTWVQFAVVDAVPPRLFSFRWTHEEGESAAPGNSNLVVFELEPVGTGTLLRMTESGFRERGWDEAKVAAEYAEHVTGWDFYLPRLPEYAAKVGAGA; from the coding sequence ATGGAATTCGGAACGATAGAGCGGGAGATCCAGATCGACGCCTCCCCCGAGGTCGTCTTCGACGTGGTGAGCAGTCCCGAGCACCTGCGCGAGTGGTGGCCGGACGAGGCGGAGTTCCCGGCCGCGCCCGGGGGAGCGGGGCGGATCGGCTTCGGGGACTGCTCGCAGGGCGGTACCTGGGTGCAGTTCGCGGTCGTGGACGCCGTGCCGCCGCGGCTCTTCTCCTTCCGGTGGACCCACGAGGAGGGGGAGTCAGCCGCCCCGGGCAACTCGAACCTAGTCGTCTTCGAGCTCGAGCCCGTCGGGACGGGGACGCTCCTGCGGATGACCGAGAGCGGCTTCCGCGAGCGCGGCTGGGACGAGGCGAAGGTTGCCGCCGAGTACGCCGAGCACGTCACCGGTTGGGACTTCTACCTGCCGCGGCTGCCGGAGTACGCCGCGAAGGTCGGAGCGGGTGCGTAA
- a CDS encoding MarR family transcriptional regulator yields MAAKNLSSALRTPAPSRPYPKSPRGYGKRSAPDQSPPHASDFALLPERERHIAGYVDHLPDGSAMDIKTLAKHLPLYGQMAVGSALRALTVAGHLRRAQCRTGEGESRWVTLTYWSRTARDNEWWNAFAAAENTRVVAQEAAALPTGPPPPWAPVDTPAEQEVAAGTPAPQTAAPETTEAPPTQATEAPPATPPGLAPRPAPQPAPQPTPAHAPPVPRQRTPEPVAGGHPSPAYLALARLGLTDPRLALSAADCTVLEELAAAWLDRGVSTDYLTHALTSGLPTQVDSPVGFVRRRLRDKLPPHLPATPAPTAPNSPVRRLLVECTQCGRPGPSETLPDGLCRPCRTPAPESAPADPADQPAERDIHALVGSLRNLMRTP; encoded by the coding sequence GTGGCTGCCAAGAACCTTAGCTCTGCCCTGCGCACCCCCGCACCCTCCCGCCCGTACCCGAAGTCCCCCCGCGGCTACGGCAAGCGATCCGCACCGGACCAAAGCCCGCCGCACGCGTCCGACTTCGCGCTGCTGCCCGAGCGTGAGCGCCACATCGCGGGTTACGTCGACCACCTCCCCGACGGCTCGGCCATGGACATCAAGACGCTGGCCAAGCACCTTCCGCTGTACGGTCAGATGGCCGTCGGCAGCGCCCTGAGGGCCCTGACCGTCGCGGGTCACCTGCGACGCGCACAGTGCCGGACCGGCGAGGGCGAGAGCCGTTGGGTCACTCTCACGTACTGGTCCCGCACCGCCCGGGACAACGAGTGGTGGAACGCCTTCGCGGCAGCCGAGAACACCCGGGTCGTAGCCCAGGAAGCCGCAGCGCTCCCGACCGGGCCGCCGCCCCCGTGGGCCCCGGTCGACACTCCCGCCGAACAGGAGGTCGCCGCAGGGACACCGGCCCCGCAGACCGCCGCCCCCGAAACCACCGAGGCACCCCCCACGCAGGCCACCGAAGCACCCCCCGCCACGCCCCCCGGGCTCGCCCCACGCCCGGCCCCGCAACCGGCCCCGCAGCCCACCCCCGCTCACGCCCCGCCCGTGCCGCGACAGCGCACCCCGGAGCCGGTCGCAGGCGGCCACCCTTCTCCCGCCTACCTCGCCCTGGCCCGACTCGGCCTCACCGACCCCCGCCTGGCCCTCTCCGCCGCCGACTGCACCGTTCTCGAGGAGCTGGCCGCCGCCTGGCTGGACCGGGGCGTGAGCACGGACTACCTCACCCACGCACTCACCTCCGGCCTCCCCACCCAGGTCGATTCCCCGGTCGGCTTCGTACGCCGCCGCCTCCGGGACAAGCTCCCCCCGCACCTGCCCGCCACCCCCGCACCGACCGCGCCGAACTCTCCCGTACGGCGCCTTCTCGTCGAATGCACCCAATGCGGCAGGCCCGGCCCCTCCGAAACACTCCCCGACGGCCTCTGCCGCCCCTGCCGCACCCCGGCACCCGAAAGCGCCCCCGCAGACCCCGCCGACCAGCCCGCCGAACGCGACATCCACGCCCTGGTCGGCAGCCTCCGCAACCTGATGCGGACTCCGTGA
- a CDS encoding SRPBCC domain-containing protein encodes MADILHRIGVEQSSPEDVYEALTTLDGLSGWWTEKTSGETDPGGVIEFRFGPGGFDMKVVELDPGRLVRWDVVDGPQEWIGTSVQWDLRQDGDYTIVLFKHEGWREPVEFMYHCTTKWATFLMSLKRLLETGEGAPEPRDVKISDWH; translated from the coding sequence ATGGCAGACATCCTTCACCGCATCGGCGTCGAGCAGTCCTCGCCGGAGGACGTGTACGAGGCGCTGACCACCTTGGACGGTTTGTCCGGCTGGTGGACCGAGAAGACGTCGGGGGAGACCGACCCCGGGGGCGTGATCGAGTTCCGGTTCGGGCCGGGCGGGTTCGACATGAAGGTCGTCGAGCTCGATCCGGGCCGGCTCGTCCGCTGGGACGTCGTGGACGGACCGCAGGAGTGGATCGGCACCAGTGTGCAGTGGGACCTCCGTCAGGACGGCGACTACACGATCGTGCTGTTCAAGCACGAGGGCTGGCGTGAGCCGGTCGAGTTCATGTACCACTGCACCACCAAGTGGGCCACTTTCCTGATGAGCCTCAAGCGACTCCTGGAGACCGGGGAAGGTGCCCCCGAGCCGCGTGACGTGAAGATCAGCGACTGGCACTGA
- a CDS encoding metal-sensitive transcriptional regulator, whose amino-acid sequence MELDLAAAELKAVLNRLRRAQGQIAGVIRMIEEGRDCEEVVTQLAAASRALDRAGFAIIATGLQQCLTETENGMRSGESRDEMRGRLEKLFLSLA is encoded by the coding sequence ATGGAGCTTGATCTGGCGGCAGCGGAGCTGAAGGCGGTCCTGAACCGGCTGAGGCGGGCGCAGGGGCAGATCGCCGGGGTGATCCGGATGATCGAGGAGGGCCGCGACTGCGAAGAGGTCGTCACTCAGCTGGCAGCCGCGTCGCGCGCGCTGGACCGTGCCGGGTTCGCGATCATCGCCACCGGGCTCCAGCAGTGTCTGACCGAGACGGAGAACGGCATGCGCTCCGGCGAGAGCCGTGACGAGATGCGCGGCCGACTGGAGAAGCTGTTCCTCTCCCTGGCCTGA
- a CDS encoding ImmA/IrrE family metallo-endopeptidase: protein MSSRVGEKGLVEVWHHTRTNLAPLGIRLTLVNDGASSYGRAYRTRSGGFVERSGSRPGDRPERYPTLFEIEVNRNLPLLDRYATLAHELGHLLCGHLGAGPGGSWPDRRSRPFSDEERVTAHARNEVEAESIAYMVLKRLDPDVQMGDYIIGHLGVGQQVPESVALNLTFKAAGLIIEMGAKRLSATKLQKPKK from the coding sequence GTGTCCTCTCGCGTCGGCGAGAAGGGGCTCGTCGAGGTCTGGCACCACACCAGGACGAACCTCGCGCCCCTGGGAATCCGTCTCACCCTGGTCAATGACGGGGCCTCCTCCTACGGGCGTGCGTATCGCACCAGGTCCGGCGGGTTCGTCGAGCGTTCCGGCAGCAGGCCCGGGGATCGACCGGAGAGGTACCCGACGCTGTTCGAGATCGAGGTCAACCGGAACCTGCCTCTGCTGGACCGGTACGCCACCCTTGCCCACGAGCTCGGCCATCTGTTGTGCGGGCATCTCGGTGCGGGCCCCGGGGGCTCCTGGCCCGACCGGAGATCGCGGCCCTTCTCGGACGAGGAACGCGTCACGGCCCATGCCCGCAATGAGGTCGAGGCCGAGTCCATCGCCTACATGGTCCTCAAACGGCTGGACCCGGATGTCCAGATGGGCGACTACATCATCGGACACCTCGGCGTCGGCCAGCAGGTTCCGGAGAGCGTTGCGCTCAACCTCACGTTCAAGGCCGCCGGCCTGATCATCGAGATGGGCGCAAAGCGCCTCTCTGCTACCAAGCTCCAGAAGCCCAAGAAGTAG
- a CDS encoding MFS transporter: MNEPPSSSPAVAHRWVSLFAICTAAGMVWLAFGDLSVAIPQIADEFSGNLSSLQWANNAFSLVTGALVITAGKFGDLFGRRRMLQVGTVLLAAFSVPAALAPDIGWLVLSRGLMGIGAALILPASLALIPPEFSGKEETTAFSIWQAVAWGGLSVGPALSGVITDGLGWRWLFWINLPLAAITLVIVRVTTPESRDEKAGHTIDWLGLASIVLAVFALLYALTEGPSRGWGSPLIVALFVATAVLAVVWWFVERRVSQPLVDLKLFKIRAYNGALAANLTMNFTFAGMSFLLVLWLENARGYSAVEAGVLMLPATVGVFLFIPLGGRLAIRRGGRLPAVVGLVVAGAGLTLLGSLGTRSSTEYLAVALIVIGLGLGLVSTPVANTTVGEVPIGLAGTAAGVFKMSSMLGGALGVAVLTAVVRELTTRDAASVVEASGLTPAEISQFRQALVNSSSFREAIASLPPDLGRTVQQAAVSAFSSGVADTMAVTAVLTFVGTAAVFLLWPRRSKADATVAGPRSDDRPDP; encoded by the coding sequence ATGAACGAACCCCCTTCCAGCAGCCCCGCCGTCGCGCACCGGTGGGTCTCACTGTTTGCGATCTGCACGGCCGCAGGGATGGTCTGGCTTGCGTTCGGCGACCTCAGTGTGGCGATTCCGCAGATCGCCGACGAGTTCAGCGGCAACCTGTCGAGCTTGCAGTGGGCGAACAACGCCTTCAGCCTCGTCACCGGTGCCCTCGTGATCACCGCCGGCAAGTTCGGCGATCTCTTCGGCCGCCGCCGGATGCTTCAGGTGGGCACGGTGCTGCTTGCTGCCTTCTCCGTGCCTGCCGCGCTCGCGCCCGACATCGGATGGCTGGTCCTCAGCCGTGGTCTCATGGGCATCGGCGCTGCGCTGATTCTGCCGGCCTCGCTCGCGCTCATCCCGCCCGAGTTCTCCGGAAAGGAGGAAACCACCGCGTTCAGTATCTGGCAGGCGGTGGCCTGGGGCGGGCTGTCCGTCGGGCCCGCGCTCAGCGGGGTCATCACGGACGGCCTCGGCTGGCGTTGGCTGTTCTGGATCAACCTGCCGCTCGCTGCGATCACTCTCGTAATCGTCCGGGTCACGACTCCGGAGTCCCGCGACGAGAAGGCCGGTCACACGATCGACTGGCTGGGGCTGGCATCCATCGTCCTTGCGGTCTTCGCACTGTTGTACGCGCTCACCGAAGGGCCGAGCCGGGGATGGGGCAGCCCGCTGATCGTGGCGCTGTTCGTGGCAACCGCGGTGCTGGCGGTCGTGTGGTGGTTCGTCGAACGCCGTGTGAGCCAGCCGCTCGTGGACCTGAAGCTGTTCAAGATCCGGGCATACAACGGCGCGCTCGCGGCCAACCTCACGATGAACTTCACCTTTGCCGGGATGAGCTTCCTCCTCGTGCTCTGGCTGGAGAACGCACGCGGCTACAGCGCGGTGGAGGCCGGGGTGCTGATGCTGCCCGCCACCGTCGGGGTCTTCCTCTTCATTCCGCTCGGCGGCAGGCTCGCGATCCGGCGGGGCGGACGGCTTCCCGCGGTGGTGGGGCTCGTCGTGGCCGGCGCCGGCCTGACTCTGCTCGGTTCTCTCGGTACGCGCAGTTCGACGGAGTACCTCGCTGTCGCACTCATCGTCATCGGGCTCGGTCTGGGGTTGGTGAGCACCCCGGTGGCCAACACGACCGTCGGAGAGGTCCCGATCGGTCTTGCGGGCACCGCTGCCGGTGTGTTCAAGATGTCCAGCATGCTCGGTGGCGCCCTCGGGGTCGCCGTCCTCACCGCGGTCGTCAGAGAACTCACGACGAGAGACGCGGCCTCTGTCGTCGAGGCGTCGGGGCTGACTCCGGCGGAGATCTCCCAGTTCCGCCAGGCATTGGTGAACTCCTCGTCCTTCCGGGAAGCGATCGCCTCACTGCCGCCCGACCTCGGGCGCACCGTGCAGCAGGCAGCCGTCTCGGCGTTCTCATCCGGTGTCGCCGACACGATGGCGGTCACGGCCGTCCTCACCTTCGTGGGGACGGCGGCCGTATTCCTCCTGTGGCCCCGCCGAAGCAAAGCCGACGCCACCGTCGCCGGGCCCCGATCAGATGACCGGCCAGACCCGTAG
- a CDS encoding rhodanese-like domain-containing protein produces MFLFRRREQRLSVDEARTRTSGDRPEAVLLDVREKSEWRAGHAPEAVHAPLSGLAAGAALPEDARGLPLAAICRSGHRSQQAAKILAARGAQVVDVKGGMNAWTAAGYPVVGERGTSGPTA; encoded by the coding sequence ATGTTCCTCTTCCGTAGGCGCGAACAGCGACTGTCCGTGGACGAGGCGCGCACCCGCACCAGCGGCGACCGGCCCGAGGCCGTCCTGCTGGACGTGCGGGAGAAGTCCGAGTGGAGGGCCGGACACGCCCCGGAGGCGGTACACGCCCCGCTGTCCGGACTCGCGGCGGGCGCCGCCCTGCCCGAGGATGCGCGGGGCCTCCCGCTCGCGGCGATATGTCGCAGCGGGCACCGCTCGCAGCAGGCCGCGAAGATCCTTGCCGCCCGGGGCGCACAGGTGGTGGACGTCAAGGGCGGTATGAACGCGTGGACCGCCGCCGGATACCCGGTCGTCGGCGAACGCGGGACCAGCGGACCGACAGCGTGA
- a CDS encoding sulfite exporter TauE/SafE family protein — protein MSALVLALVAGAVIGLALGALGGGGSVLAVPALIYLLGFSPVSATTAALIIVAATSATALYAHARDGNVAWRTGALFAAAGIVPAFLAGNAAGRLPAAALTTAFAVVAALAALRMLRPSRAEPPERIRPARAAGAGAGLGAVTGFLGVGGGFLAVPALVSVLGLRMKQAVGTSLLVITVNSVAALTSRAGTGGDLRWEVIAPFTGAAILGAWDGKRLGSKLTGHRLQRVFACVLLGVAAFMLVDVIV, from the coding sequence GTGAGCGCCCTGGTCCTGGCCCTGGTGGCCGGAGCCGTCATCGGTCTGGCCCTCGGTGCCCTCGGGGGTGGCGGGAGCGTCCTCGCGGTACCCGCGCTGATCTATCTGCTCGGGTTCTCACCGGTGTCGGCGACCACCGCCGCCCTGATCATCGTCGCCGCCACCTCCGCCACCGCTCTCTACGCCCACGCGCGGGACGGCAACGTGGCCTGGCGGACCGGCGCGCTGTTCGCGGCGGCGGGCATCGTTCCGGCGTTCCTCGCCGGGAACGCCGCCGGCCGTCTCCCGGCGGCGGCGCTCACCACGGCTTTCGCGGTCGTCGCCGCGCTGGCCGCCCTCCGGATGCTGCGGCCGTCCCGCGCCGAGCCGCCGGAGCGGATACGGCCCGCCCGCGCGGCGGGAGCCGGCGCCGGGCTCGGAGCGGTGACGGGTTTCCTCGGCGTGGGCGGCGGATTCCTCGCCGTTCCCGCCCTCGTGAGCGTCCTGGGCCTGCGCATGAAGCAGGCCGTCGGCACCAGTCTGCTGGTCATCACCGTCAACTCCGTGGCCGCGCTGACCTCACGCGCGGGTACCGGCGGCGACCTGCGGTGGGAGGTGATCGCGCCGTTCACCGGAGCCGCGATCCTCGGTGCCTGGGACGGGAAACGGCTCGGCTCGAAGCTCACGGGCCACAGACTGCAGAGGGTGTTCGCGTGCGTGCTGCTGGGGGTGGCGGCCTTCATGCTCGTCGACGTGATCGTCTGA
- a CDS encoding winged helix-turn-helix domain-containing protein translates to MMVDDDLWSAVGDPTRRRMLDLLLSEGSGTATSLSEHLPVTRQAVAKHLVVLDRVGLVHATTAGREKQFRVDQAQLARAVTQLADVGAAWGSRLQRIKRLAETIQRGKETNNETEKKQ, encoded by the coding sequence GTGATGGTGGACGACGACCTCTGGTCGGCGGTCGGCGACCCGACCCGGCGCCGGATGCTCGACCTGTTGCTGAGCGAAGGCAGTGGGACGGCGACCAGCCTGAGCGAGCACCTGCCGGTGACCCGTCAGGCGGTGGCGAAGCACCTCGTCGTCCTGGACCGGGTCGGCCTGGTGCACGCCACCACAGCCGGCCGCGAGAAGCAGTTCCGCGTCGATCAGGCCCAGCTCGCCCGCGCCGTCACCCAGCTCGCCGACGTCGGCGCTGCCTGGGGCTCCCGTCTCCAGCGCATCAAGCGCCTCGCCGAGACGATCCAGCGCGGCAAGGAGACGAACAACGAGACCGAGAAGAAGCAGTAG